In Cynocephalus volans isolate mCynVol1 chromosome 16, mCynVol1.pri, whole genome shotgun sequence, the following proteins share a genomic window:
- the CASKIN2 gene encoding caskin-2, which translates to MGREQDLILAVKNGDVTGVQKLVAKVKAAKTKLLGSTKRLNVNYQDADGFSALHHAALGGSLELIALLLEAQATVDIKDSNGMRPLHYAAWQGRLEPVRLLLRASAAVNAASLDGQIPLHLAAQYGHYEVSEMLLQHQSNPCLVNKAKKTPLDLACEFGRLKVTQLLLNSHLCVALLEGEAKDPCDPNYTTPLHLAAKNGHREVIRQLLRAGIEINRQTKTGTALHEAALYGKTEVVRLLLEGGVDVNIRNTYNQTALDIVNQFTTSQASREIKQLLREASGILKVRALKDFWNLHDPTALNVRAGDVITVLEQHPDGRWKGHIHESQRGTDRVGYFPPGIVEVVSKRVGIPLPRLPSVPTPLRPGFSRTPQPPADDPLHPLTYGQLPRVGLSPDSPAGDRNSVGSEGSVGSIRSAGSGQSSEGTNGHSTSLLIENAQPLPSAGEDQVLPGLHPPSLADNLSHHPLANYRSGEQIFTQDVRPEQLLEGKDAQAIHNWLSEFQLEGYTAHFLQAGYDVPTISRMTPEDLTAIGVTKPGHRKKIASEIAQLSITEWLPNYIPTDLLEWLCALGLPQYHKQLVSSGYDSMGLVADLTWEELQEIGVNKLGHQKKLMLGVKRLTELRRGLLQGEALGEGGHQLARGPELMAIEGLENGEGPAVAGPRLLTFQGSELSPELQAAMAGGGPEPLPLPPARSPSQESIGARSRGSGHSQEQPAPQPSGGDPSIPQERNLPEGTERPPKLCSPLPSQGPPSYVFMYPQASPSSPAPGPPPGAPRAFSYLAGPPTTPPDPPRPKRRSHSLSRPGPAEGDAEGEADGPVGSALGSYATLTRRPGRSALARTSPSLTPTRGAPRSQSFALRARRKGPPPPPPKRLSSVSGPTPEPPSLDGSPRPKEGAAGPRRRTLSEPTGPSEPSGPPIPAGPASDTEEEEPVPEGTPPSRGSSGEGLPFAEEGNLTIKQRPKPAGPPPRETPASPGLDFNLTESDTVKRRPKCREREPLQTALQAFGVASTAPGPSAPLPSQTPSESLSSASPSPPQPELSSLPTQGAPAPLPPSPIMRAPIPPCPGPGLENSAGSRRNGETEPPAAPAALIKVPGAGTAPKPVSVACTQLAFSGPKLAPRLGPRPVPPPRPESTGAAGSGQAQQRLEQTSSSLAAALRAAEKSIGAEEREGTPSTSTKHILDDISTMFDALADQLDAMLD; encoded by the exons ATGGGTCGTGAACAAGACCTGATCCTTGCCGTCAAGAATGGAGATGTGACTGGTGTGCAGAAACTGGTGGCTAAGGTCAAGGCAGCAAAGACAA AGCTCCTCGGCTCCACAAAGAGGCTCAACGTCAACTACCAGGATGCTGACGG ATTCTCTGCTCTCCACCATGCTGCCTTGGGGGGCAGCCTGGAGCTTATAGCCTTGCTGCTGGAGGCTCAGGCCACTGTTGACATCAAGGACAGCAATG gcATGCGTCCACTGCACTACGCAGCCTGGCAGGGCCGGCTGGAGCCTGTGAGGCTGCTGCTGCGGGCATCTGCGGCTGTCAACGCCGCCTCGCTGGATGGGCAGATCCCTCTGCACCTAGCTGCACAATACGGACACTATGAGGTG TCAGAAATGCTCCTCCAGCATCAGTCCAACCCGTGCCTGGTCAACAAGGCCAAGAAGACGCCCCTGGATCTTGCCTGTGAGTTTGGGCGGCTCAAG GTGACCCAGCTGCTACTGAACAGCCACTTATGTGTGGCGCTACTGGAGGGTGAGGCCAAGGATCCATGTGACCCCAACTACACCACACCCCTGCACTTGGCTGCCAAGAATGGCCACAGAGAAGTTATCAG GCAGCTCTTGAGAGCTGGGATTGAGATCAACCGCCAGACCAAGACAGGCACAGCGCTCCATGAGGCCGCGCTGTATGGCAAGACCGAGGTGGTGCGGCTCCTTCTGGAG GGGGGCGTGGATGTGAACATCCGGAACACGTACAACCAGACGGCACTGGACATTGTCAATCAGTTCACCACCTCCCAGGCCAGCCGGGAAATCAAGCAGCTACTGCGGG AGGCCTCGGGGATCCTGAAGGTCCGAGCGCTCAAAGATTTCTGGAACCTCCACGATCCTACTGCTCTCAATGTCCGGGCAGGGGATGTCATCACG GTACTCGAGCAGCATCCCGATGGTCGCTGGAAGGGCCACATCCATGAGAGCCAAAGGGGCACAGACCGTGTGGGGTACTTCCCCCCGGGTATTGTAGAGGTGGTCAGCAAGCGTGTGGGCATCCCCCTGCCTCGCCTCCCCTCTGTACCCACCCCCCTGCGCCCAGGCTTCTCCCGGACACCACAGCCTCCTGCTGATGATCCCCTGCACCCTCTTACGTATGGCCAGCTTCCTCGGGTGGGCCTCAGCCCAGACAGTCCAG CAGGTGACAGGAATAGTGTGGGCAGCGAGGGCAGTGTGGGCAGCATCCGCAGCGCCGGAAGCGGGCAGAGTTCTGAGGGCACCAATGGCCACAGCACTAGCCTCCTTATTGAGAATGCCCAG CCCCTGCCCTCTGCTGGAGAGGACCAAGTGCTTCCGGGACTGCACCCCCCGTCCCTGGCAG ACAACCTAAGCCACCACCCTCTGGCCAACTACCGTTCTGGGGAGCAGATCTTCACCCAAGATGTGAGGCCAGAACAGCTGCTGGAGGGGAAG GATGCACAGGCCATTCATAACTGGCTGAGTGAATTCCAGCTTGAAGGCTACACTGCACACTTTCTGCAGGCTGGCTATGACGTGCCAACCATCAGTCGCATGACACCTGAGGACCTGACGGCCATCGGGGTGACCAAGCCTGGGCATAGGAAGAAGATCGCCTCAGAGATCGCCCAGCTCAGTATCACTGAGTGGCTGCCTAACTACATCCCT ACGGACTTGCTTGAGTGGCTGTGTGCGCTGGGGCTGCCGCAGTACCACAAGCAGCTGGTGAGCAGTGGCTACGACTCCATGGGGCTGGTGGCTGACCTTACCTGGGAGGAGCTGCAGGAGATCGGCGTCAACAAGCTCG GGCATCAGAAGAAGCTTATGCTGGGAGTGAAGCGGCTGACAGAGCTTCGGCGAGGCCTGCTGCAGGGAGAGGCCCTAGGTGAAGGCGGACACCAGCTGGCCAGGGGTCCGGAGCTGATGGCCATCGAGGGGCTGGAGAATGGGGAGGGTCCGGCTGTGGCCGGCCCACGTCTCCTCACCTTTCAAGGCAGTGAGCTGAGCCCAGAGCTTCAGGCAGCCATGGCAGGGGGTGGCCCTGAGCCACTGCCCTTACCCCCCGCCCGCTCCCCTAGCCAGGAGAGCATTGGAGCACGCTCTCGGGGGTCCGGTCACTCCCAGGAACAGCCTGCCCCCCAGCCCAGTGGTGGAGACCCCAGCATCCCACAGGAGAGGAACCTTCCAGAGGGCACTGAGCGGCCCCCTAAGCTTTGTTCCCCACTTCCTAGCCAAGGACCCCCCTCTTATGTTTTTATGTACCCCCAGGCCTCACCCTCCAGCCCGGCCCCGGGGCCACCTCCTGGTGCACCCCGAGCCTTCTCCTACTTGGCCGGCCCCCCTACCACTCCTCCAGACCCTCCTCGGCCCAAGCGCCGCTCCCACAGCCTGAGCCGCCCCGGCCCAGCAGAGGGAGATGCTGAAGGGGAGGCCGACGGGCCAGTGGGCAGTGCCTTGGGCAGCTACGCCACCCTGACTCGGCGACCAGGACGCAGTGCCCTCGCCCGCACCAGTCCTAGCCTGACCCCAACTCGAGGGGCTCCCCGCAGCCAGTCCTTCGCCCTTCGGGCCCGACGCAaaggtcccccacccccaccccccaagcgcCTCAGCTCAGTCTCTGGACCCACTCCAGAGCCGCCATCACTCGATGGAAGTCCAAGGCCCAAGGAGGGGGCCGCAGGGCCCCGAAGGCGAACACTGAGTGAACCAACGGGCCCCTCAGAGCCCTCTGGCCCGCCTATCCCAGCTGGCCCTGCGTCGGacacagaggaggaggagccagtCCCTGAGGGGACACCCCCATCTCGGGGCAGCTCAGGAGAAGGGTTGCCATTTGCCGAGGAGGGGAACCTGACAATCAAACAGCGGCCAAAGCCAGCTGGCCCCCCACCCCGAGAGACGCCTGCGTCCCCTGGCCTCGATTTCAACCTCACAGAGTCAGACACTGTTAAGCGGAGGCCCAAATGTCGGGAGAGAGAGCCGCTGCAGACGGCACTGCAGGCCTTTGGAGTGGCCAGCACCGCACCTGGCCCCTCTGCCCCGCTGCCCTCCCAGACCCCCAGCGAGTCCCTCTCCTCGGCTTCTCCCAGCCCTCCCCAACCCGAGCTTAGCAGCCTTCCAACTCAAGGAGCTCCAGCCCCTCTTCCTCCCAGCCCCATAATGCGGGCTCCCATACCCCCCTGTCCTGGGCCAGGTCTGGAAAACTCAGCAGGCAGTCGGCGGAATGGAGAGACAGAGCCCCCAGCTGCCCCTGCTGCCCTCATCAAGGTGCCTGGAGCAG GTACAGCCCCTAAGCCTGTGTCTGTGGCCTGTACCCAGCTGGCATTTTCTGGTCCTAAGCTGGCTCCCAGGCTTGGCCCCCGCCCGGTGCCCCCTCCAAGACCTGAGAGCACTGGGGCTGCAGGCTCAGGTCAGGCCCAGCAGAGACTGGAGCAGACCAGCTCGTCCCTGGCAGCTGCACTGAGGGCTGCAGAGAAGAGCATTGGCGCTGAGGAGCGAGAGGG CACCCCCAGCACCTCCACCAAGCACATTCTGGATGACATCAGCACCATGTTCGATGCTCTGGCTGACCAGCTGGATGCCATGCTGGACTGA